The genomic segment GGCTTCAACGGCACGGCGACGGAGGACTCGGGCGCGGGCGACGGTTTCCGTATCCGCGTCCACTCCCGTACGCGGGTCGTGGACCCGGCGACGTACGAACCCGTGCCCGTCGGGGTGCCGGGCCGGGTGGCGCAGTGCGGCCATGTTCCGCTCGGCTACTACAACGATCCGAGGAAGACCGCCGAGACCTTCTTCGAGCGGGACGGCGAGCGCTGGGTGCTCCTCGGCGACATGGCGACCGTCGACGAGGAGGGCGTCGTCACCGTCCTCGGGCGGGGCTCGCAGTGCATCAACACCGGTGGCGAGAAGGTGTACCCGGAGGAGGTCGAGCAGGCCCTCAAGGCCCATCCCGACGTGTACGACGCGCTGGTCGCCGGGGTGCCGGACGCCCGCTGGGGCAACCATGTCGCCGCCGTGGTGCAGCTGCGCGCGGGCGCGGCGAGGCCGTCCCTGGAGGACATCCAGAGCCACTGCCGTACCCGCCTCGCCGGCTACAAGATCCCCCGCCAGCTGGTCCTCACGGACGCCATCCGGCGCTCCCCCAGCGGCAAGGCGGACTACCGCTGGGCGCGGTCGGTGGCGGTGGCCGACGCGTGAGCCGGCCCCGGAACCGCGTCAGCGGCCGCTGAGGAAGGCCGTCACCCGCTCGGCGAACCCCTTGGGGTCGTCGAGCCAGGGGAAGTGCCCGCCGCCGGGCTGGACCACGAACCGGGCGTCCGGGAAGAGGCCGGCCGCGCGGCGGGCGAGGTCGGGCGTCGGGCCGGTGTCGAGTTCGCCCGCGTACACGAGGACCGGGGCCGACAGTTCGGCGAGTGCGGCTCGGGTGGCGGGCGGGTCGTAGGCGCCCGCCGAGCCGTAGACGGCGGCCGCGTCGTCGTTGGTCTGCTGTTCCTCGGCGGCCGTGTGGGCGCGGGCGGTGGCGTCCCAGCGGCCGTAGAAGAAGGGCATCATGGCGTCGTCGAAGGGGCCTCGCCCGGTCCAGGCCGCCTCGAAGGCGGGATACGCGTCGGCGAACCACGATTCCCCCTCGCGCAGGCGGGCCGCGGTGAGGCGGTCGTCGACGGTCACCGGGAGTCCCACCGCCCAGGGGGTGGCGGTGATCAGTGCCAGGCGGGACACCTGCTGCGGGTACCGGGCCGCGTAGAGCGTGGCGAGGTTGCCGCCGGCCGAGTGGGCGAGCAGGTCCACGCGGTCCAGGCCCAGGTGGGCGCGGAGTGCCTCCACGTCGTCGACCTGCCGGTCGCACCGGTACGTCGCCGGATCGACGGGGATCGCGGAGTCGCCCGTGCCTCTGAGGTCCAGCAGGACCAGGCGCCGGTGGGCGGTGAGGCCGCCCAGGTCGCCCAGGTAGGCGGAGGCGCGCATGGCTCCGCCGGGGAGAACGATCAGCGGGTCGCCCTCGCCGCACAGGTGGTAGGCGAGTTCGGCTCCGTCGGGTGCGGTGAAGGTCGGCATGGCGTCGATCTTCGTGTCGGAGGAGGACCACCGCAACGGAGTTCAGCGGCGAAGGCGGGCCTCGGCGGCGAGGGCGGGGTGGCCTCTGCGGCGCGAGCGGGGTGGCTTCTGCGGGGCGGGCTGGGTCAGGCCTCCGCGAAGCGGTCCCGCAGCTCCCGCTTGAGGATCTTCCCGCTCGCGTTGCGCGGCAGTTCGTCCACGAACAGGATCTTCTTCGGTGCCTTGAAGTGGGGGAGTCTCTCGCGGGCGTGGGCGATGAGTTCGTCCTCGGTCGTCTCTCCCCGACGTACGACGACCGCCGTGACGGCCTCGATCCAGTGGTCGTCGGGCAGGCCGATCACCGCGACCTCGGCGACGTGGTCGTGGGTGTAGAGGGCGTCCTCGACCTGGCGGGAGGCGATCAGGACGCCGCCGGAGTTGATGACGTCCTTCACGCGGTCGACGACGGTGAAGAACCCGTGGGCGTCTCGCACGGCGAGGTCACCGGAGTGGAACCAGCCGTCGCGGAACGCCTCGGCGGTCTCCTCCGGCTTCTCCCAGTAGCCCTCGCAGAGTTGTTGCGACTGGTAGACGATCTCGCCCGGGGTGCCGTCGGGCACCTCCTCGCCGTCCTCGTCGACGACCTTGGCCTCGACGAACATGACGGGGCGTCCACAGGAGTCCATGCGGCCCTTGTGCTCGTACGGGCCGAGGACCATGGACAGCGGACCGATCTCGCTCTGCCCGAAGCAGTTGTGGAAGGCGAGCTTGGGCAGCCGCTCCTTGAGCCGTTCGAGGACGGGCACCGGCATGATCGACGCCCCGTAGTAGGCCTTGCGCAGACCGCTGAGGTCACGGGTGGCGAAGTCGGGGCGGTTGGAGAGGGCGATCCACACCGTGGGCGGGGCGAAGAGGCTGTCGGCGCGGCCCTGCTCGACGAGGTCGAGGATCCGGTCGCCGTCGGGTGCGTCGAGGATCGTGTTCGTGGCACCGACCGCGAGGTACGGCACCAGGAAGACGTGCATCTGCGCGGAGTGGTACAGCGGCAGGGAGTGCACGGGCAGGTCCCCCGCCTGGAGGTCGAGGGCGGCGATCGCGCTGAGGTACTCGTGCACCAGCGCGCGGTGCGTCATCATCGCGCCCTTGGGGAGCGCGGTGGTGCCCGAGGTGTACAGGAGCTGGACGAGGTCCTCGGCGCGGGGCTCCTCGCCGTCGTACGGCTCGGTGTCGGCGAGGCGCGCGAGGAGCGAGTCGTCCGCGTCGCGCAGCGGCAGGGTGCGGGTGCCCTCGGGAAGGTTTCCGGCCAGGTCCGGGTCGGTGAGGACGAGCGTGCTGCCGGACTGGTCGAGGAGGTAGGAGAGGTCGTCGCCGGTGAGGTTCTGGTTGACCGGGACGTGCACCAGGCCGGCGCGGGCGGCGGCCAGGAAGGCGATGAGGTAGGCGTCCGAGTTGTGGCCGTAGGCGGCGACCCGGTCGCCGGGCCGGAGTCCGGTGTCACGCAGGGCGCGGGCCGCGCGGGAGACCGCGTCGTCCAGCTCGGCATAGGTCCAGGACCGTTCGCCGTAGTGGATCGCGACGCGGGCGGGGATGCGCCGGGCGCTGCGTCGCAACGTCCCGTCGACCGTCACACTGCGGCCAGCCGTCATGATTCCCGCTCCTTCGTCCGTGTTTCCGACGCGATCCTCGTTCCGTCGCGCGAGCGAGGTCAAGCGCACCACCCCCGTGGCCGGAATCCGGCACACATGGCGTGAAGTGGCTCAACGTCGACCCCTGGGGCGCGAGTCAACAAGAGCGAAGATCCATCACACGTATGGACTACGCACCGATGGATTGACACGCTCAACCGTCCCTTCCCTCAATGATGTTGGGAGGCTCCATGCGCACCCGCCTGAGACAGCTCGTGGTCTCGGCCGTCGCCCTGTTCACCGCCTCGGCCGTACTGCCCTCGGCCACCGCCGCCGACGAGCGAGCCGGTGGGCACCACCCGTCCCACGGTGGTCTGTCCGCCGTGATCCGCTACACCGAGTACGGCGTTCCGCACATCGTCGCGAAGGACTACGCGAACCTCGGCTTCGGCACCGGCTGGGCGCAGGCCGCCGACCAGGTGTGTGTGCTCGCCGACGGCTTCGTGACCGTGAAGGGGGAGCGCTCCCGCCACTTCGGGCCCGACGCCGCCCCCGACTTCTCACTCTCCTCCGCCTCCAGGAACCTCACCAGTGACCTGTACTTCCAGGGTGTCCGGGACGAGGGCACCGTGCGGCGGTTGCTGGACCAACCCGAACCCCTGGGACCGAGCCGCGCGGTCAAGGACCTGATGCGGGGCTGGGCGGCCGGCTACAACGCCTGGCTGAAGAAGAACCGGATCACCGACCCCGCCTGCCAGGGCGCCGCCTGGGTACGGCCGGTCACCACGCTCGACGTGTTCTCCCGGGCGTACGCCCTGGCCGTACTCGGCGGCGAGGGGCGGCTCGTGGACACGATCACCACCGCGCAGCCGCCCACCTCCGGCGCCACGGACACGGCCCCCGCCACCCCGGACGCCAGGACCGCCGCCCGAGCCGCGAGCGAGCTGTTCGACGCCACGAACGCGGACATGGGCTCGAACGCCGTCGCCTTCAGCGGTGACACCACGGCGAACGGCCGCGGTCTGCTGCTGGGCAACCCCCACTATCCATGGGCCGGCGGGCGCCGCTTCTGGCAGGCGCAGCAGACGATCCCCGGTGAGCTGAACGTCTCCGGCGGGTCGCTGCTCGGCTCGCCGATCACCCAGATCGGCTTCAACGCGAAGGTCGCGTGGAGCCACACCGTGGCGACCGGCGTCCCCATGAACATCCATCAGCTGACACTGGACCCGGCCGACCCGACGACGTATCTCGTGGACGGCAAGCCGGAGCGGATGACGAAGCGGACCGTGACCGTCGCCGTGAAGGACGGCTCCCCGGTCACCCGCGCCCAGTGGTGGACGCGGTACGGCCCGGTGGTCACCTCGCTCGGCGCCGACCTTCCGCTGCCGTGGACGGCCGGGACCGCTTACGCCCTCAACGATCCCAACGCGGCGAACATCCGCTTCACCGACACCTCGCTGGGCTTCGCCAGGGCGGGCGGCACGGCGGACGTCCTCACGTCCCTCGCCCGGCACCAGGGCCTGCCCTGGGTGAACACCGTCGCCGCGGACTCCGCGGGGCACACCCTGTTCACCCAGTCGCAGACGCTCCCCCGGATCACCGACGAACTGGCGGCGCGCTGCTCGACCCCGCTGGGCAGGGCCACGTATCCGTCGGCGGGTGTCGCGATCCTCGACGGCTCCCGCTCCGACTGCGCGCTCGGCAGCGACGCCGACGCCGTGCACCCGGGGATATTCGGGCCCGCGAAGATGCCGACGCTCAAGGACGCGCCGTACGCGGAGAACTCCAACGACAGCGCGTGGCTGGCCAACGCGGACCGGCCGCTGACCGGGTACGAGCGGGTCTTCGGCAACGTGGGCACCCAGCGTTCGATGCGGACGCGCGGCGCGGTCGAGGACGTGGCGGCGATGGCCGACCAGGGCGGCCTCACCGTACGGGACCTCCAGCGGCAGCAGTTCGCGAACCGGGTGCCCGCGGCCGATCTCACCGTCGACGACGTGGCCGAGGCATGTGCCGCGCTGCCGGGTGGTACGGCGACGGGCAGTGACGGCAAGGTCGTCGACGTCGCCGAGGCGTGCGGCGTGTTCAAGGCGTGGGACCGGACCACGGACACCGACAGCCGGGGCGCGCTGCTCTTCGACCGGTTCTGGCGGCGGCTCAACGCGGTCGTGCCGCGCGGGCAGTTGTGGAAGGTGCCCTTCTCGGCGGCCGACCCGGTCAACACCCCGCACACGCTCAACACCACCGCGCCCGGATTCGCCACGGCCCTCGCCGACACGGTGACGGAACTGCGGACGGCCGGCACGGCCCTGGGCGCGAAGCTCGGCGACCACCAGTTCGTCGTCCGGAACGGTCAGCGCATCCCCGTGCCCGGAGGTACGGAATCGCTCGGCGTGTGGAACAAGATCGAGTCGCCCTGGCGCCCGGCGGAGGGTGGCTATCCGGAGGTCTCGTCGGGTTCCAGCCACATTCAGGCGGTCGGCTGGGACGGCGGCCGCTGCCCGGTGGCCCGCACGCTGCTGACGTACTCGCAGTCCTCCAACCCGAATTCACCCCACTACCGGGACCAGACGCGGCTGTTCTCGGCGGAGAAGTGGGTGACGTCCCGTTTCTGCGAGAAGGACATCCTGTCCTCGCCGAAGCTGAAGGTGGTCCGTGTGAGCCAATGAGCCAATGAGCCAAGGGATATGGTGCCGCCCCCGTTCGGGGCGGCACCATGCCCTTGGCATATAACCGTTCCTCATGAGGAGGCCGCCCGGTGGCGCAGGACTCGTTACGTCCGGAGACGGATTCGACCACCATGATCGACACGACGGTGCCGCACTCGGCCCGTATCTGGAACTACTGGCTGGGCGGCAAGGACAACTACCCGGTCGACCACGCGGCGGGCGACGCCTTCCGCGCGGTGTTCCCCGGCATCACCGACCTCGCCCGCGACTCCCGGGCCTTCCTCGGCCGCGCGGTCACCTTCCTCGCCGGTGAGGCGGGGATACGCCAGTTCCTCGACATCGGCACCGGCCTGCCGACGGCGGACAACACGCACGAGATCGCCCAGCGGGTCGCCCCGGACGCGCGGGTCGTCTACGTGGACAACGACCCGCTGGTCCTGACCCACGCGCGGGCGCTCCTCACCAGCACCCCCGAGGGGGCGACCGACTACATCGACTCCGATCTGCACGACCCGGAGACCGTGTTGCGGGAGGCCGCCAAGACCCTCGACCTCTCCCGGCCGGTCGGGCTGACCTTCATGCAGGTCAGCGGTCACATCGCCGACTACGACGAGGCGCGCGCCATCGTCGGCGCCCTGATGGCCGCGCTGCCGTCGGGGAGTTACTTCGCGTTCAACGACAGCGTGGACACCAACGAGGCGAACGCCGAGGCCACCCGCGGCTACAACGAGAGCGGCGCGGTCCCCTACTACCTGCGCAGCCCTGCCGAACTCGCCGGTTTCTTCGCCGGTTTGGAGCTGCTGGAGCCGGGGGTCGTGCCACTGAACGACTGGCGTCCCGGCCCTTCGACCCCCGAAGGCGGCGAGGTGATCGCGTTGGGCGGGGTCGCGCGCAAGCCGTGAGACCCGCGCCGTCCTCGGTGGCGGGGCGACGGAGTCCTCAGACGGTCTTCTCCCGGCCTTCCCAGTACGGCTCCCGCAGCCGCCGTTTGTAGAGCTTGCCGTTGGGATCGCGGGGCATCGCCTCGGTGAAGTCGACGCTCTTCGGACGCTTGTACCCGGCGAGTTGGCGGGCGCAGTGGGCGAGGATCTCCTCGGCCAGGACGGGCCCCTCGGTGAATCCGGGGGCGGGCTCGACCACGGCCTTGACCTCCTCGCCCCAGTCGTCGTGCGGGATGCCGAAGGCGGCGGCGTCCGCGACGGCGGGGTGGGTGAGGAGGGCCGCCTCGATCTCGGCGGGGTAGATGTTGACGCCGCCGGAGATGATGAGGTCGATCTTGCGGTCCCGGAGGAAGAGATAGCCGTCCTCGTCGATGAGGCCGAGGTCGCCGACGGTGAAGAAGTCGCCGATGCGGTTCTTCCGCGTCTTGCCCTCGTCCTTGTGGTACGAG from the Streptomyces sp. NBC_00310 genome contains:
- a CDS encoding alpha/beta fold hydrolase — protein: MPTFTAPDGAELAYHLCGEGDPLIVLPGGAMRASAYLGDLGGLTAHRRLVLLDLRGTGDSAIPVDPATYRCDRQVDDVEALRAHLGLDRVDLLAHSAGGNLATLYAARYPQQVSRLALITATPWAVGLPVTVDDRLTAARLREGESWFADAYPAFEAAWTGRGPFDDAMMPFFYGRWDATARAHTAAEEQQTNDDAAAVYGSAGAYDPPATRAALAELSAPVLVYAGELDTGPTPDLARRAAGLFPDARFVVQPGGGHFPWLDDPKGFAERVTAFLSGR
- a CDS encoding acyl-CoA synthetase: MTAGRSVTVDGTLRRSARRIPARVAIHYGERSWTYAELDDAVSRAARALRDTGLRPGDRVAAYGHNSDAYLIAFLAAARAGLVHVPVNQNLTGDDLSYLLDQSGSTLVLTDPDLAGNLPEGTRTLPLRDADDSLLARLADTEPYDGEEPRAEDLVQLLYTSGTTALPKGAMMTHRALVHEYLSAIAALDLQAGDLPVHSLPLYHSAQMHVFLVPYLAVGATNTILDAPDGDRILDLVEQGRADSLFAPPTVWIALSNRPDFATRDLSGLRKAYYGASIMPVPVLERLKERLPKLAFHNCFGQSEIGPLSMVLGPYEHKGRMDSCGRPVMFVEAKVVDEDGEEVPDGTPGEIVYQSQQLCEGYWEKPEETAEAFRDGWFHSGDLAVRDAHGFFTVVDRVKDVINSGGVLIASRQVEDALYTHDHVAEVAVIGLPDDHWIEAVTAVVVRRGETTEDELIAHARERLPHFKAPKKILFVDELPRNASGKILKRELRDRFAEA
- a CDS encoding penicillin acylase family protein, translated to MRTRLRQLVVSAVALFTASAVLPSATAADERAGGHHPSHGGLSAVIRYTEYGVPHIVAKDYANLGFGTGWAQAADQVCVLADGFVTVKGERSRHFGPDAAPDFSLSSASRNLTSDLYFQGVRDEGTVRRLLDQPEPLGPSRAVKDLMRGWAAGYNAWLKKNRITDPACQGAAWVRPVTTLDVFSRAYALAVLGGEGRLVDTITTAQPPTSGATDTAPATPDARTAARAASELFDATNADMGSNAVAFSGDTTANGRGLLLGNPHYPWAGGRRFWQAQQTIPGELNVSGGSLLGSPITQIGFNAKVAWSHTVATGVPMNIHQLTLDPADPTTYLVDGKPERMTKRTVTVAVKDGSPVTRAQWWTRYGPVVTSLGADLPLPWTAGTAYALNDPNAANIRFTDTSLGFARAGGTADVLTSLARHQGLPWVNTVAADSAGHTLFTQSQTLPRITDELAARCSTPLGRATYPSAGVAILDGSRSDCALGSDADAVHPGIFGPAKMPTLKDAPYAENSNDSAWLANADRPLTGYERVFGNVGTQRSMRTRGAVEDVAAMADQGGLTVRDLQRQQFANRVPAADLTVDDVAEACAALPGGTATGSDGKVVDVAEACGVFKAWDRTTDTDSRGALLFDRFWRRLNAVVPRGQLWKVPFSAADPVNTPHTLNTTAPGFATALADTVTELRTAGTALGAKLGDHQFVVRNGQRIPVPGGTESLGVWNKIESPWRPAEGGYPEVSSGSSHIQAVGWDGGRCPVARTLLTYSQSSNPNSPHYRDQTRLFSAEKWVTSRFCEKDILSSPKLKVVRVSQ
- a CDS encoding SAM-dependent methyltransferase, which codes for MAQDSLRPETDSTTMIDTTVPHSARIWNYWLGGKDNYPVDHAAGDAFRAVFPGITDLARDSRAFLGRAVTFLAGEAGIRQFLDIGTGLPTADNTHEIAQRVAPDARVVYVDNDPLVLTHARALLTSTPEGATDYIDSDLHDPETVLREAAKTLDLSRPVGLTFMQVSGHIADYDEARAIVGALMAALPSGSYFAFNDSVDTNEANAEATRGYNESGAVPYYLRSPAELAGFFAGLELLEPGVVPLNDWRPGPSTPEGGEVIALGGVARKP